The following DNA comes from Bacteroidia bacterium.
TACTTCGGGTGTTTGATTAACTCCTGAAACTTAGTTCTTTCAGTTGCAAAGCGGGTTAAAATAGCTTCAAACAATAATTCCTTAGCTTTTCCGTAGCCCATTCCACCGGATAAATATTGCTGCCTAAGCAACTCTGCTTCGGCTGAATCAGCTATTGAACGAAACAAGCTGAAAATGGTGCAGGTATCTGGATTTTTAGGGGCTTCTACGGGTAAAGAATCCGTTACGATAGACATTATTTTTTTGCGTAATAGTTTTTCTTCCGAAAAAATATCAATGTAGTTATCATAAGACTTACTCATTTTACGTCCGTCTATACCGGGAATAGTCATCACATTTTCTGCAATAATTGGTTCTGGGAGCACAAAAATATCTCCTAAAGTATGGTTAATGGTTCCGGCTATGTCCCGTGTGATTTCAAGATGTTGTTTTTGGTCTTTACCAACCGGGACAAAATTAGCATCATAGAGCAAAATATCGGCAGCCATTAAAACCGGATAGGTAAACACGCCGGCATTTACAGAGGCTAAATTTTCGGATTTATCTTTGAATGAATGGGCGTTTGCCAGCATAGCATACGGAGCGAAACATTGCAGATACCACTGCATTTCGGTATGCTCTACCACATCAGATTGGCGAAAAAAGACAGACTTCTCAACAGAAAGCCCACAGGCAATCCACGCTGTAGCAACCTGCAATATGTTCTCTTGCAGTTGCTTACTATTTTTTAATGATGTTAAAGAGTGTAAGTCTGCGATAAAAAAATAGGAATTTTCTTGCGTATTTCCCAGCTCGATTGCGGGTAAGATTGCGCCCAAAATATTTCCCAAATGAACCCGGCCGGAACTCTGAACCCCCGTAAGTATTGTTGCCATTTTTTAGCAAAATTGAAAAATGTTCTGAAATATTAAAAATCTCAAACGATAGAATATTGCAATTTATTGATTTTAAACCTAAAACACGAGATGATTTTCTACAAAAACAGCATAATAAAAAGTTTTTTTGAAAGTTTGTTTTAGATAATAAAAAATAATCCGTAATTTTGCCCTTCAAATCAAAAAAATATTCTGAATGAATCAGGATAACACATTAGAAAATTTAGCATCAGCAGAAGACCAAGATTTTTGGAATACTGTTGAGGGGTATTCGCAGACAACTCGTACTGAATTAGGAAAGTTGTATGAGCGCACCTTTCATGCTCCACCTCGTTCGAAAGATGTTGTGCGTGGCAAAGTAGTTGCTATGGACAAACGCGAAGTAGTTGTGAATATTGGTACTAAGTCTGACGGAGTAGTATCTTTGTCAGAGTTTAAAGACTATCCAAATCTAAAAGTTGGCGACGAAGTAGAAGTTTACTTAGAAGCTATCGAAAATAGATCTGGTGAGATGGTACTTTCTCGAAAACTAGCGAACTCTATTAAAACTTGGGAGAAAATCAACAAGGCATTAGAGGAAGACGTTATCATGGAAGGTATTGTTAAACGCAGAACCAAAGGTGGCTTCGTAGTTGATTTAGAAGGAATAGAAGCCTTCTTGCCCGGGTCGCAGGTTGATGTAAAACCTATTCGGGATTACGAGTCTTTTGTAGGCCGGCGCATGGAATTTAAGATAGTTAAAATAAATTCCACCCATGACAATGTAGTAATTTCACATAAAGTCCTAATTGAAAAAGGATTAGAAGCCCAAAAGCTCGAAATCCTAAATAAATTGGAAAAAGGCCAAGTTCTCGAAGGAACCGTCAAAAACATGACTAACTTTGGTGTGTTTATAGACTTAGGTGGCTTAGACGGCTTGTTACATATCACGGATATTTCTTGGGGCAGGATTACTTCACCTGAAGAAGTGCTCAAATTACATGATAAAATTAACGTTGTTGTATTAGACTTCGATGATGATAAAAAACGTATCAGCTTAGGATTAAAGCAGCTCTACCCTCATCCGTGGGATACCTTAGATGCTACTTTAACGGCCGGTAGCCGAATTACCGGAAAAGTAGTAACCATAGCTGACTACGGAATATTTATCGAAATCATACCGGGCGTAGAAGGTCTTGTTCACGTGAGCGAAATGTCTTGGTCTCAGCATCCTAAAAACCCAACAGAAATCTACAAGATTAGCCAAGATGTGGAAGCTGTTATCTTGACCTTAGATAGAGAAGAGCGTAAGATGTCTTTGGGAATAAAGCAACTGACCCAAGATCCTTGGCTCACCGCCGCAGCAAAATATCCGGTTAATTCGGCGCATAAAGGTATCGTTAGAAATCTTACCAATTATGGTCTTTTTGTAGAACTGGAAGAAGGCGTTGACGGGCTTATCCACGTTTCAGATCTTTCTTGGTCTAAGAAGTTTAATCACCCCTCCGAATACGTCAAAAAAGACGAGGAATTAGATGTTATAGTTCTCGAAATTGACATAGAGAATCATAAACTTAGTTTAGGCCATAAACAATTGACCGAAGATCCTTGGGCTACATTTGAATCCATTTTCAGTATGGATTCTGTACACCAAGGTCTCATTACTAAAATAACAGATAAAGGAGCTATGTTGGAAATGGAGTACGGCGTAGAAGGCTTTACACCAACCAAACATTTGGCTACTGCTCCCGGAGAACCTGCTCTAAAAGTGGGAGATACGATTGACTTTAAAGTAATTGAATTTAGTAAAGATGCCAAAAAAATAGTTTTTTCACACACAAAATACTGGAAAGACTTACAAGGACAGCTAGAAGATAAAACCAAAAAGACACGTACATCATCATCTAAAGAAAAAGTCAGCAAGAAATTAGCTGATGCTGAACGTTCTACACTTGGAGAAATTGATGCTTTAGCTGCTCTAAAAGCTAATTTAATGGCACAAGAAAGAGATGCTGCTAAGGAAAAATTAGAAAAAGCAGCAGAAAAAAATACCAACCGACCAACAGAGGAAAATCCAGAATCATAAAAAACGGATTCATATCGCTTTCAAAGGGGTTTGTTTTACAATAAAACAAACCCCTTTTTGGTTCTTTCTACTTCTGCAACAATAGTAATCCCAAAATAAAATATCCCCTCTACCCCAATAGCACTCAAGTAAATTCTGTAGTTTTATGGCTGGAATTTTGTGTATGTTTGTGCTATGGAGAAGATA
Coding sequences within:
- the trpS gene encoding tryptophan--tRNA ligase; this translates as MATILTGVQSSGRVHLGNILGAILPAIELGNTQENSYFFIADLHSLTSLKNSKQLQENILQVATAWIACGLSVEKSVFFRQSDVVEHTEMQWYLQCFAPYAMLANAHSFKDKSENLASVNAGVFTYPVLMAADILLYDANFVPVGKDQKQHLEITRDIAGTINHTLGDIFVLPEPIIAENVMTIPGIDGRKMSKSYDNYIDIFSEEKLLRKKIMSIVTDSLPVEAPKNPDTCTIFSLFRSIADSAEAELLRQQYLSGGMGYGKAKELLFEAILTRFATERTKFQELIKHPKYIEEQLLGGASKAQPKAREVLNRIRAKLGIRTR
- the rpsA gene encoding 30S ribosomal protein S1; translated protein: MNQDNTLENLASAEDQDFWNTVEGYSQTTRTELGKLYERTFHAPPRSKDVVRGKVVAMDKREVVVNIGTKSDGVVSLSEFKDYPNLKVGDEVEVYLEAIENRSGEMVLSRKLANSIKTWEKINKALEEDVIMEGIVKRRTKGGFVVDLEGIEAFLPGSQVDVKPIRDYESFVGRRMEFKIVKINSTHDNVVISHKVLIEKGLEAQKLEILNKLEKGQVLEGTVKNMTNFGVFIDLGGLDGLLHITDISWGRITSPEEVLKLHDKINVVVLDFDDDKKRISLGLKQLYPHPWDTLDATLTAGSRITGKVVTIADYGIFIEIIPGVEGLVHVSEMSWSQHPKNPTEIYKISQDVEAVILTLDREERKMSLGIKQLTQDPWLTAAAKYPVNSAHKGIVRNLTNYGLFVELEEGVDGLIHVSDLSWSKKFNHPSEYVKKDEELDVIVLEIDIENHKLSLGHKQLTEDPWATFESIFSMDSVHQGLITKITDKGAMLEMEYGVEGFTPTKHLATAPGEPALKVGDTIDFKVIEFSKDAKKIVFSHTKYWKDLQGQLEDKTKKTRTSSSKEKVSKKLADAERSTLGEIDALAALKANLMAQERDAAKEKLEKAAEKNTNRPTEENPES